The Desulfatibacillum aliphaticivorans DSM 15576 DNA window CAGGACGTCAATAACGGACTTTCCGTCCTCCATGAAAAAATTTTCCACCACGTAATCCGAGCCCCGGTTTTTAACCACGACGTCCTTAAACCGTTGGTGAAACACGGGGATGACGTTGGCGCCCCGCCGCTCTATTTCCCGTATGATTGCGTCAATATAGGCCAGATTGTTGTTCACCCAATAGGATTGATAAAACCACAGGCCCACCGTCAGCCTGCCAGGGCGGATATTTTTCTCCTTATACTCCTCAATAGAGGGGATGCCGGGAAAATCCGGGTGGTAGATTCCCTCCTGGGGCAAAACCTCGGGCAAAGGCGCGTCGGGCGCCCGTCTGTCCAAAAAGGCTTCCAGATACCGCATGAGGGAACAAAAATTCATGGCGCCGCCGTAGGAAAGATAGGCGCAGATATCCTTCCATTCCGGGGAGTCGAATCGGGTGGAGTACTCCTGAGCCAGAGCCATGGACTCTTCGTCTCCGCCCGTGGGTTGGACGTGCAGCAGGGGCTTGGCCCCGTCTTCCATTTCCATGGCAGCCATCATGGCGTCCCAGGCCGGGCAGGATTGCTTTCCGCCGTGGAGGCCTATGATAACAATATCGGAAGTCATGGCGCGCTTGACAAAGGAATCAATTTGCCTTTGATCGAAAAGCTGGCTTTGGGTCCGGGCGAAAACCCGGGCCAGGCCGCCCTGGCCCAGAAAACGTTGAATTCCCCCGGACAAGGATTGGATCTCCATGGAAGTGGCGCTGAAATAGCAAAGGCTGAATTGGCTCATAATCTTTTCCCTGATAGCATGGCTACGCGGCCGAAGCCTCTTTGTGCAGCTTGAAAAGGGTTCTTGTCATAACGCAGGATAAAGGCGCTCCGGTTTCCTTGTTGTAATAGAGGCGGGAGGGGCATTCTCCCGGGCAAACCTCCCTGGCCTCGCAGGTGCGGCATTCCTTATAAATGGAGTGCTTGATCAGCGCTGTGCATATGAGGGGCGCTGCGCCCTCCATGATGTTTCCCTTAAAAAATGCCGGATCTCCAATAGCTTGCCCGCAGGGATAAACCCCGCCGGCAGGACTCACAGCCAGGCTTTGCCCCAGTTGAGCGCGGCAATAGGCCTTTGTTTTTCGGTTTGAAGAAGGGCGAAACAGCCTTTCGGCCTCCCGGAGGGCAATGGGGCTTTTCCTGCGGGCGTTTACAAAGTCAAGGCAGCGCTGTAGATCCTCAAGCCCGTCAACCAGCGCTTGATGAGAAGGCGGAAAAACACCGGACTTTGGTTGAGATCCTTTGCGAACCAAAAGATCCAAAGCCATGCCCTGGATGGTGGGGAACGCGGCCAGAAGCAGGGCGGTTTTGCCCAAACTGGCGGCGTTATCCGCAGTAACCACGGTGGTGGTTCGAAACGGTACGTTACGGTCGGTAAGGAGCGCCAGGTTGTTCAAGGTCTGCTCGGCCTTTCCCCGCAATTTGTTGTGGATATGGATGGGGCCGTCCAAAGAAACGCCCAATTGGACCTTGTGTGTGAGCAAGGCCCGGGCAATATTGTCGTCAATAAGCGTTCCGTTGGTTTGCAGGCCAACGCTGGCCTGAACCTTTGATTTTTGGATGTAATCCAGAATTTCCAGAACCACGTCCCAGGCCAGTAAGGGCTCTCCGCCCGTGATTTGAATGTGGAAGCTCTCGCCGCCGGCGGCCGCCAGGTCAATGGCCGTTTTCGCCCATTCGGGCTTCATGACATCGTTATTGGGTTCGCCCCTGTAGCAATATTTGCAAGCCAGGTTGCACTTGCCGGTGACCGAAAGGGTCAGGTATTTGATGGGGCGGTTTTCCATGGTCATTCTCCATGCAGCCCGGGCCGGCTGGCGGCCAGGAGCTTTTCCAACAGTTCGGTGGCGCTGTTGCACAGGATTATGGACGAAGAGTCCTTACCGTAGATGGATTGTGCGTCCTGTTTGGAGCGCAGGGAGAACACGGGCTTATGGGCTGAGAGGGCCGCCTGGATCAACCGGGTGTTATTTCGGTTGGCCGGGCCGATTTCGTAACCGGCGTCCACAATCAGGTCTGCGCGGAGTGCGGATTTCAGGGCGTTATCCAGGGAATCGCCGCCCACGGGCTCCTGGGGGCTTTGGATAAAGCAATCGGCTCCGATGGCGGAAGCCACAAAACAGTCCAGGTCGTTGGCGTGCACGACTCCCGCGGCCAGGGAGAATCCGTGCTTGGAGAGAAGCCGGAACAAACCGGCCCCGCTTCCCATGCCGGAGTTTACAAAAACCTTTTCCCGGCTGGCTTTGGGGCGCATTTCCAGTGTGCACAGGCTCGAGTCAAAGCTGGCGTCTTCGAATTCATAAAGCTCCGCCACCCGGTTTTCGGAAAGCACTTGCTCCGTGGGGCCGGAGCGGGCCGCCCTGCCCTTTGCCACGCACACGGCTATGTCCGACACCCTGGCGGCCACGTCCACGTCGTGGAGGGAGGCGGCCACGGCCAGCCCTTTTTCCCGGCAAAGCTGGCGTAAAATACCCATGACCTCCATGCGGTGTTTCAGGTCCAGGTGCATGGTGGGTTCGTCCAAAAGAATGATTTCCGGCTCCTGAGCCAGGGCTCTGGCGATGGAAACCTTTTGGCGCTCCCCGTCGGAAAGCTCGCCCATTTGCCGATGGGCCAGGTTTGCCGCTTTGACCCATTCCAGGCATTCCCTGACCACTTCCAGGTCGCGGCCCGACAACCGGCCCATAAATCCGGTGTGGGGGTGGCGTCCCAGAGAGACGAATTCAAACATGGTGAAGACGCCGGGGTTGACCTTTTCGGTCAATACCACGGAAAGGCGCTTGGCCAGAGCGGAAGCGGAGTAGTCGTACAAATTTTTCCCCTGCAGAAAAATTTTACCCCTTACAGGGGGAAGCAAACGCGCTAAGGTGCGCAGGAGGGTGGTTTTACCGGCCCCGTTGGGCCCCAGGAGCGCCGTAAATGTCCCGGGCGGAAAAGAAAGATCCAGGCCGTAAAGAACTTCCTTGTTTCCATAACCCACACAGAGGTCTTGAGTAAAAATGGCTGCATCGGGTTTACCATTCATGAGACCACCCTCCTGCGCAACAGTAGTCCGATAACAATGGGCGCGCCGAAAAAGGCCGTGATGGCCGATATGGGCAATTCCACCGGTGAGAACAGCAACCGGGCAAGGAGGTCGCAAATACCGGTAACCACTGCTCCCAGCAGGGCCGCCCCCGGCGCCAGTACATTGTTATCCGAGGTCCTGAAAACCAGCCTGGCCATATGGGGGACCGCCAGGCCTATGAAGGCTACAGGACCGGCCATGCCCGTCACCATTCCGGCGAGGGCGCAGGCCGCTAAAAGGATGAGGATGCGGAACAAGCGAATATTCACTCCCATGGAAGCCGCATATTCCTCACCCAGCAAGAACGCGTTGAGGGGCTTGGAAAGCAGATACACGCCGAACGCGACGGCCCCTCCACCAAAAAACAAAATATATATTTCGGATTGATGAAATCCCGAAAAACTGCCTAATTGCCACAAAACAAAGCCCTTGACCTGCTCCTTTTCAGCGAAGGCCACCAAGATGCTGGTCACCGCATGGCAAAGGTAGCCGATCATGAGGCCAAGGATTAAAAGCGTCACCCCCTGGCGAATCCTGGAAGCTGCGGCAAGGACCAGCATCATGACCCCATAGGCTCCTGCAAAGGCCGCCAAGGTGGTGAGATAAGGCGCAATTTGCGTCAGGCCCAATTGAAGGGAGGTAAGCATGACCAGGCTCACCATGAGAGTGGCGCCGGAGGAGATTCCCAGGATATAAGGCCCGACCACAGGGTTCCGGAAATATACCTGGAGCAGCAGGCCGGCTATGGCCAGGTAGGCGCCGCCCATGGCGCTTGCCAGGGCGCGGGGAATGCGGATTTTCCACAGGATGGTTCCCAACGTGCTCGCGTCGTCCCCGCTCATGATGATGTGCATAGCCTGGCTGAAGTCGATTTTCACCGAGCCCAGGAATATATTGGCGCATAAGACGACCATCAAGGCGGCGGACAAGCCAATAAACCCGGCGGTCCATCGTTGTTTGGATATTTGTGCAAAATCTTCCATCTAGGCGTCTTTCTCGGGCAGTTCGGTAAAGTACTTCCGTTCATAATCAGGGTACAAATCAGGGTGCACAATGGCGGCGATTTCCAATAAAATTTCGTCCAATTTGTCCCCGGATTGAGCGTAATGGGGCAAAGGCGCGAACACCTTGCCAGCATGCAAAGGCTGTATGGCCGACATGGACGGGTTGGTTTTGGCCAGGGCTTCCTTGGACGTGGCGCCCGTCAAGGGCGTGCGGTAGGTAAAGAGGATTTCCGCGTCTTCGCCGCCCGTCAGGAATCGTTCCATGGAAATCTCGATGCACGAGGCGCCGAACACGTCGTCAAATACATAGTCCCCCATGGCCAGGCCCACCAACTCGCCAACCCAGGCGTTGCCCGGCTCTACCAGCACGCGTTTTTCGTAGATGTCGCCCCACATGACCTTGGGGTGCTCATTCGTTTGGGCCGCTTTTTCCGCGATTTCCTGCAGGACGCCGGCCACCTGGCCGAAATATTCCGAGGCTTCCGTCTCCCTGCCGAAAAAGGGCGCCAAAAAATTTACGAACTTCATTTTGGCGTTTAAACACATGGCCACGGGCGTGGAGGTGATGAGGCACGGAATGCCCAGGTCCTCCAAAATAGGGATGACGGAGTGATCCCAGGTCATGACCATTTCCGGGCTGGATTTTTTAAGCACTTCAAAATCTATGGAATTATAGCTTCCCAGGTAGGCGATCTTGCCGGATTCCATGCCTTGAACCACTTCCGGGATGACCCATTCGTCCTGGGGAGCGGTCACGCCCACCAGCACGTCATCGATGACGCCCAGAACCTTGAGGATGGAGATGTCAAAATATCCATAGGCGGCCACGCTGCGCACCGGGGTTTCCACGATCCGGCATTTGGGAAAGCCTTCCAAAGGGGGCTTGCCGCAGGGAACCAGCAAAAATTCCCGCTTGGCGCCGTCCCGAACCTTTACGTAGCCGTCGTCCAGGTATTCCAAGGAAAACTCGCCCAGGGCTAAAAAAGAGGCTGGCGTGGGCGCGGCCTTTTCCGCATGTTTCTCCTGGATGGAGGCTTCGGATGAGGAATTACAGCCGGTGCAAAGCAGCAGGGCGGCCGTAAAGATGCAAATGAGGGCGGACAAAAAAATCGAAGCCCTGGCTCCAAGTCCTGGGTTTGAAGTGTCGTGAAAAGGTAGCCCGGGAACCTTCGTCCCTTCCCCCCTGGCGGGGGAAGGACAGGATGGGGGGAAACGGTTTTCCTTAACTGATGACCATCACCCCCACCCCAACCCTCCCCCGTCAAGGGGGAGGGGGTTTTGGAAGCGCCTGCTTTGCCGTACGTTTCATATTCGCTGGCAACACATTTTTGCCTAAGCGAGAAGTGATTTGTTTTTGAGCGTTGTGTAATAAAACTAAGCATAACTACCCCGCATATGCCTTTCACCCCAGGGGGTGATGGAAAAAACGTAAAAAATCAGGCCCAGAACGAAAAGGGCCATGCCTGCATAGTAAATGGGGATGCCGGGGTCCTGGCGGACCGTCAATCCCACGTATTTGCGCCGAACCATGCCTCCTTCGGACCGGGGCGCAAATTCGGCCATGTGCGCGGACAGGCCCTGAAACCGGGCGGGGCGGTTGACGCCCGCCCGGGCGGTTTTGGTTCGGCCCTGGGAATCCTGAAAAAGGAGCGACGCGGTCGCGTTGATGGCGCGGCCGTCAAAGGGGGCCATGCGCTTTCCCCGATAGGTCTGGGTTTGCAAGCCGGTCAGGGTAATGGTTATGGACGTGTTTTCCACCCTGGTCGGCCGGTCGGGCAATAGGATCAGGCTGGTCACCGTATTGGCGAAGATGTAACTGGTCAGATACCCGGCCAGGATGATGATCAAGGCGTAATGCATGATGTGCGGAGACAGGCGCAAAACCAGGGACGTCCGGCCGGGAAGCCTCTTCCTGTTGCGCCAGATGGCGTTCACCCTGTCCGTGGTGCACACAAAGGTGTTCAGGCAGAGCAAAGCCAGCAAGCCCAGCAGCAGGAAAAACCACCACGTCACGGAGAGATGAGCCAGCCCCCAGGTTTTGGCCCAGGAAATCAGCGAGAGATCCTGCAGGGGCTTGAACACATGCACCTGGCTTCTGATCAGAAAGTATCCTAATCCCGCGCACACGCAAAGGTTCGTCATGCACACGAAGGTGAGACGCACGCTCGCCAGGGCATGCCAACTTTTTTTTATCAAGGCATCCATGTCGGCGGAAACAACCTCCCCATATCCGGTAAGCACGCGAACACAAAGGCGACGACCGCTCCAAATACGGCGGCCCAGGCGATGCGATGCGTTTCAAAAAAGCGTAAAAGATCCAAGTGAAGAAACAGGGCGTAATAAAACCACACGACCATGCCCGCGATGACGGCCGGGTCCTCCCATACTATGGGGGCGCCCCACCCCAGGTAGGACCATAATTCCCCGCTGAACATGGACGCGGTGAACAAGGCAAAACCCCAGACCGTCCACTTGCGCCAGGATTTCTTCGCGGCCATGGCCGGGCGCTCCCCCTCTGGGGAAAGCAGCCAGGCGCCGGCAATGCCTGCGGCGGCGAAAAAGCACGCCCGGGCGCCTGCGCCCAGCAGCATGAACAGAAATGCGAAAACGGTTCTCGTCTGAAGAAAAGGCAGGTAATGGTCTTTGGGAAAAAATAAGGCCAGCAGGGATAATGCAGCCAGGATAACGAAAAACAGCCTGCGTTCCTTGTCGCCGGCGAACGGCCGGAACAGGCAAATGCCCGCAAAGGCCCAGACCGCAAAATACGGGGCCTGATACAAGGCCAATAGCGGATGCCATTTCACCAGGCGCAGAATGCACGAAATTCCAGCCAGGAGAAATCCCAACCCGACAAAGGATTTTGCCAGTGTTTTCACTGAAAGAAATGACGATAGGGCGGCTGCGCAATGCGCTATGCACCCCAAGAAAAATATGGCTTTAAAAACAGCAGGTTCCATGATCCAAAATAAAAAGCCCTGCCTGTCGGGGAACAGGCAGGGCTGGATATGCCCTACAAAGCGAAGATCACGGATATAACGAATCCGCATCCCGCCTTAGACCCGAAGGCGAATGGAACGGCAACGGTTACGGCAGGTTTCCTGGCTCGTGAATCGTTCTACTTGCCGCGCCTTCCCATTTGCCTTGGCAAACAGTGGCTTGTGCAGCTTTCGTCCTCACTTACAGTGGCGGGTCCGCAGCGGATTTGCACCGCTTTCCCATTTTAACCCCGAAGGGTCCGTAACGACTAATTTTGTTTGGCTATAAAGTTTTTCCACGCGCTCTGTCAAGGAAAAACGAACGGGATGCATAAATTGCGTCAATGCGGCCTATGGGTAAAAGGACGATAAATCAGGCCGTCCGCTGATTTTGCCAGACGGCCTTTAAAAAGGCCATGGGGCTGGGGTAGACGCTAAAGGCACTGGGTCCCCGCCAATCGCCGTCCACGGCCTGCCGGTACTCAGCAAAGCAAAATTTTTCCATAAGAATAGGAGCGCATTATTGCGAGTTGGAGGAGTTAACAAAAGCCCGTAATCAGGCTGCGACCACCGCCTGGCAGAAAAGGTTGGTCAACTGTTCGATTTCCTTCATTTTATCGAAGCGGTTGTCCTTATCCATGATAACCCAGCGGAGCGCCATGTGGCTGAAAGCGCCCAAAAACATGTTTCTGAAAACATGGGGGTTGATGTCGGTTCTAAAGTCGCCCTGTTCCTGGCCTTCCTTGATGATGTCCTCCAGGGTTTTGATGTAGGTCATAAAAAGGTCAAAGGCCTTGGAGCCGTAAAACCTTTTATTCAATTGGACGTCCAGGAGAAAGACTTGCAGAAAGTCCCTGTCGGGCAGGTACAGCCAAAAATGGAATTTGATGAACCTGCGGAGCTTGGACAAGGGCGGTTTGATGATAAAGGCCTCGGACAACGCGTCCACGTGGGCCTGTAGGCGCTTTTCCGGGATGGAAAGCAGGAGGTCTTCCTTGTTTTTAAAATAATCGTATATGGTGCCTTCCGCCACTTCCGCCAACTGGGCGATTTCAGTGATTCTGGCCTTGCCGAAGCCTTTTTGCGAGAATACCTCCAGGGCGGCCTTGAGTATGCGGGGCTCCTTGTCGTTGTTGGCATCGCGCTGTTTGACGGAAATCATGGCCAGAATGAGCGTCATGATGTCGTCGAAGTCCTTGATGCTTTCGTCCAGTTCGCCGATGGCCAGTTTGCTGACCGCCTCGAAATCCACCAGGCCGTAAACGCATTCCCTGAGCAGATACAGGTTGATGTCTTTTCGGAACACGCCTTCCTGGATGCCGCTTTTCAGAATATCCATGAGGACAGCGGCGTGCTTTCTCATGACCTGATAGCCGGGCGTGGAGTAAAAGGCCTTGTTTGAACGGCATTCGAACAAGAGGGTTCGTACGTATCCGGGGTGGGTGTCGTTGTATTTGAGGCTGTACCAGATGAATTTGCGAAGCCGGGATTCCGGGTCCCTAATCCCTTCCAACTGCTCGTCCAGTTGGCACAAGGACTCGTTCATTCTTTCCGTAGCCACGGAAAAAAGCAGGTCTTCCTTGCCTTTAAAATACTGATACACCAAGGAATCCGCCACGCCCGCCTTTTTGGCGACCTTGGCGATGGTGGCGCCGGCGATGCCCGATTCCGCGATCAGTTCTTCGGCTGCTTTTAGTATACCGTATTTATTGTCGCTCATTTCAAACTCTACGAAGCCTTTTATCAAACTTGAACTGGCGTACAGCAATACCTCTAAATTGAATTGGTTTCAAGGCCTTCGATGGCTATGAGCCATGATTATGAGAGAAAAGTTAAGCGATTTTTCCGGATTGGTCGCGTTGGAGCCCGGACGCCCTGCAAAACGGCGCCCGGGCAATAGTTATTTTATGAGGATTCCAACTCCTTCAGGATCATGTCAGCGTACAGCATGGCGCTGGTGGAAGCGCCGTTGGCCGCCAGGCCCCTGCCGATATAGGCGTCCCCTGCTTTTTGATCGGCTTCCCTGGCAAGAATGGCGGACGCGCCAAGCCCGCCGATGCCTGCGCCGACGATTATAGTATCGTACTTAGCGCTCATGATTCGCTGCCTCCTGAAAAAGTAACAGCGTCAGATTACGGGGCACGCATAAGGCGTTTTGAAATCCACGGGCGCGTTCCGGTCTCTGTACTCCAGGGATATGCAACGCTTGATGTATTCCTTTTCCTGCATGCCTGTGGCGCCCCCCATAATAATGCAGGCGTCAACCGGCTTCATCCGGCCGGGTTCCAGGGCGATTATCGCCGCGTCATCCTGTACTGTATTTTCCTGAGCGATTAATGTTAACAAGGCTTCCGGGACCTCATGCACCTCCGGGACCGGAGGCGGCGCCGCGCCGTTAACCCGCCGCCCGAAGCAGGCGTTCATGGCGCTGTCCGGAACTCCGTCGGAAGTCATGATCCACAAGGCGCCGGGCTCGGCCTCCAGCCATTCGGCCTGATACAGGGCGTTGGTTTTGCCCGCCAGCCAGAAATTTCTTTGGGACAGCATGGTCAGCCTTCCGCTTTGGCGGCCGTAGGCGTACAAAGCGCTGTCCCCCATGTGCATGAGCAAGGCTTTCCAACCCTCTTCGGTTTGTACGAACTTCAGCGCCGTAAGCGTGCAGCTTGCGGTTCGCGGGACGGCGGAAATAGCCTTGGACGCCTGATTTACAGCCTCTTTCTTAAAAGGCTCCAGGCCCGACTCATCGAGATCAAGCCTGGAGCAATTTTTTCGAAACAGGGCGTCCAAACGCAGCAGCAGGTCTCTGGAGGCTGCGGGATTTCTATCCGAACTGTCCGATACGGCGAAAAAGCAGGTTTTAAAGTCAAGCAATATGCAGTCCCCGTTTCCCACAGGGCCTGCGTCGGGCCTGAATCCTGCTCGGACTCCTGCGCCGGCTGATCCCGGCCGCAGGAATGTCCGCCTGGCGAGGTTGATGAAAATAGCCGCCTCCCCTGCTTCGCCTTTAGCTGATGATATCAAAATGTATGATATCGGTAATATGTCCCTGCATTTCTTCTTTGGGCTTGAACACGGCTTTGAGCCTCATGCCCACTTCAATTTTGCTGACGTCGGTTTCGTTGATGATGTGAGAAAAGATATTGTCCGCG harbors:
- a CDS encoding radical SAM/SPASM domain-containing protein, translating into MENRPIKYLTLSVTGKCNLACKYCYRGEPNNDVMKPEWAKTAIDLAAAGGESFHIQITGGEPLLAWDVVLEILDYIQKSKVQASVGLQTNGTLIDDNIARALLTHKVQLGVSLDGPIHIHNKLRGKAEQTLNNLALLTDRNVPFRTTTVVTADNAASLGKTALLLAAFPTIQGMALDLLVRKGSQPKSGVFPPSHQALVDGLEDLQRCLDFVNARRKSPIALREAERLFRPSSNRKTKAYCRAQLGQSLAVSPAGGVYPCGQAIGDPAFFKGNIMEGAAPLICTALIKHSIYKECRTCEAREVCPGECPSRLYYNKETGAPLSCVMTRTLFKLHKEASAA
- a CDS encoding ABC transporter ATP-binding protein, coding for MNGKPDAAIFTQDLCVGYGNKEVLYGLDLSFPPGTFTALLGPNGAGKTTLLRTLARLLPPVRGKIFLQGKNLYDYSASALAKRLSVVLTEKVNPGVFTMFEFVSLGRHPHTGFMGRLSGRDLEVVRECLEWVKAANLAHRQMGELSDGERQKVSIARALAQEPEIILLDEPTMHLDLKHRMEVMGILRQLCREKGLAVAASLHDVDVAARVSDIAVCVAKGRAARSGPTEQVLSENRVAELYEFEDASFDSSLCTLEMRPKASREKVFVNSGMGSGAGLFRLLSKHGFSLAAGVVHANDLDCFVASAIGADCFIQSPQEPVGGDSLDNALKSALRADLIVDAGYEIGPANRNNTRLIQAALSAHKPVFSLRSKQDAQSIYGKDSSSIILCNSATELLEKLLAASRPGLHGE
- a CDS encoding FecCD family ABC transporter permease; this translates as MEDFAQISKQRWTAGFIGLSAALMVVLCANIFLGSVKIDFSQAMHIIMSGDDASTLGTILWKIRIPRALASAMGGAYLAIAGLLLQVYFRNPVVGPYILGISSGATLMVSLVMLTSLQLGLTQIAPYLTTLAAFAGAYGVMMLVLAAASRIRQGVTLLILGLMIGYLCHAVTSILVAFAEKEQVKGFVLWQLGSFSGFHQSEIYILFFGGGAVAFGVYLLSKPLNAFLLGEEYAASMGVNIRLFRILILLAACALAGMVTGMAGPVAFIGLAVPHMARLVFRTSDNNVLAPGAALLGAVVTGICDLLARLLFSPVELPISAITAFFGAPIVIGLLLRRRVVS
- a CDS encoding ABC transporter substrate-binding protein; translated protein: MSALICIFTAALLLCTGCNSSSEASIQEKHAEKAAPTPASFLALGEFSLEYLDDGYVKVRDGAKREFLLVPCGKPPLEGFPKCRIVETPVRSVAAYGYFDISILKVLGVIDDVLVGVTAPQDEWVIPEVVQGMESGKIAYLGSYNSIDFEVLKKSSPEMVMTWDHSVIPILEDLGIPCLITSTPVAMCLNAKMKFVNFLAPFFGRETEASEYFGQVAGVLQEIAEKAAQTNEHPKVMWGDIYEKRVLVEPGNAWVGELVGLAMGDYVFDDVFGASCIEISMERFLTGGEDAEILFTYRTPLTGATSKEALAKTNPSMSAIQPLHAGKVFAPLPHYAQSGDKLDEILLEIAAIVHPDLYPDYERKYFTELPEKDA
- the ccsA gene encoding cytochrome c biogenesis protein CcsA encodes the protein MKTLAKSFVGLGFLLAGISCILRLVKWHPLLALYQAPYFAVWAFAGICLFRPFAGDKERRLFFVILAALSLLALFFPKDHYLPFLQTRTVFAFLFMLLGAGARACFFAAAGIAGAWLLSPEGERPAMAAKKSWRKWTVWGFALFTASMFSGELWSYLGWGAPIVWEDPAVIAGMVVWFYYALFLHLDLLRFFETHRIAWAAVFGAVVAFVFACLPDMGRLFPPTWMP
- a CDS encoding TetR/AcrR family transcriptional regulator, coding for MSDNKYGILKAAEELIAESGIAGATIAKVAKKAGVADSLVYQYFKGKEDLLFSVATERMNESLCQLDEQLEGIRDPESRLRKFIWYSLKYNDTHPGYVRTLLFECRSNKAFYSTPGYQVMRKHAAVLMDILKSGIQEGVFRKDINLYLLRECVYGLVDFEAVSKLAIGELDESIKDFDDIMTLILAMISVKQRDANNDKEPRILKAALEVFSQKGFGKARITEIAQLAEVAEGTIYDYFKNKEDLLLSIPEKRLQAHVDALSEAFIIKPPLSKLRRFIKFHFWLYLPDRDFLQVFLLDVQLNKRFYGSKAFDLFMTYIKTLEDIIKEGQEQGDFRTDINPHVFRNMFLGAFSHMALRWVIMDKDNRFDKMKEIEQLTNLFCQAVVAA
- a CDS encoding SpoIIE family protein phosphatase; protein product: MLDFKTCFFAVSDSSDRNPAASRDLLLRLDALFRKNCSRLDLDESGLEPFKKEAVNQASKAISAVPRTASCTLTALKFVQTEEGWKALLMHMGDSALYAYGRQSGRLTMLSQRNFWLAGKTNALYQAEWLEAEPGALWIMTSDGVPDSAMNACFGRRVNGAAPPPVPEVHEVPEALLTLIAQENTVQDDAAIIALEPGRMKPVDACIIMGGATGMQEKEYIKRCISLEYRDRNAPVDFKTPYACPVI